A genomic segment from Methanoplanus limicola DSM 2279 encodes:
- a CDS encoding PAS domain-containing protein, with translation MGAKFKNYICALGDTDSAVVSVGKKIAENCGFEFRFFEDHSSFEDLIRENSPENIVAVFSNGYFPEKEYNYNGSLSGIFSDPVYICTDSDYMLPVNVNDHNGVVYLPKNECGSEFTYNLIFHLVSKHSDGVECFRNLENYRNFFHRAPLPYQSLDENGNFIDVNLKWTEALGYSKAEVLGKWFGDFVSPDCRDFFVRNFLEFKREGEVHDVRFMMVSKTGELISVSFDGCIDHYPDGSFKGNHCIFRNISEEDKTGWELEKARVSLRFTSDPMGWISTDGTIIDANDAACKLTGYSGKEIAGHNISEFYNEITPGNWGDFLSDLRKKESVSLEISVNVCNGLKIPFLISFSIFVYKGKEFIFAFGQDISLLKAQEKLLQNNIFSYEKYFSGFQGIAYLSAINRKPVFFRGAVEKITGYSEEDFISGAVSWDRLVLPEDLDVIIHRDEELRTVPGFSTVRDYRITTKSGGLCWVRDSIRNVSDQDGYPFLLAGSLVDVTEQKKAEEINRRNEERYRILSDASDQAVVVLGEDHKILFINNFASEILGFTPGELEGHSLINSEIPGNLNELQDMYSRCVNSGKLVEGNYSVFSDGHEKIFHVRFTPQRDDDGSASYLLTANDITESISIEEALKKANHKMKLLSEITRHDILNCITALDIYEDMLSEEEISESAKDDLEMMMLLTEQIKNLAVFTRDYQNLGSSAPKWYRIDHIVDKQKENPNLSCVKVENIKGRLEVFSDRMIEKVFYNLFMNSVCHGGDKMDLIKVSFSDEGGTGVITVEDNGKGVWDDNKSDIFLRSFGENTGLGLFLAKEILSLTDTSIEESGIFGEGAKFVIKIPPGSWRIFG, from the coding sequence ATGGGGGCTAAATTTAAAAATTATATCTGTGCACTGGGTGACACGGATTCTGCGGTTGTGTCTGTCGGGAAGAAAATTGCGGAAAATTGTGGTTTTGAATTCAGGTTTTTTGAGGACCATAGCTCTTTTGAAGATTTAATCCGGGAAAACAGCCCGGAAAATATTGTTGCAGTATTCTCAAACGGTTATTTTCCGGAGAAAGAGTATAATTATAATGGTTCACTGTCCGGTATATTCTCTGACCCGGTATATATCTGCACTGATTCAGATTATATGCTCCCGGTTAATGTAAATGACCATAATGGTGTTGTTTATCTACCTAAAAATGAGTGCGGCAGTGAATTTACATATAATCTGATCTTTCACCTTGTCAGTAAACATTCTGACGGAGTAGAATGCTTCAGGAACCTTGAAAACTACAGGAATTTCTTCCATCGTGCACCCCTACCCTATCAGTCGCTTGATGAGAACGGGAATTTCATCGATGTCAACCTGAAGTGGACTGAGGCTCTGGGCTACAGTAAGGCTGAGGTTCTGGGGAAATGGTTTGGGGATTTCGTATCTCCTGACTGCCGGGATTTTTTTGTACGAAATTTCTTGGAATTTAAAAGAGAAGGTGAGGTCCATGATGTCAGGTTTATGATGGTCAGTAAAACCGGAGAACTGATTTCTGTATCATTTGACGGGTGCATAGATCATTATCCTGACGGCTCTTTTAAGGGTAATCACTGCATATTCAGGAATATCAGTGAGGAGGATAAGACTGGGTGGGAACTTGAAAAGGCGAGGGTTTCACTTCGGTTTACTTCAGATCCTATGGGATGGATCAGTACAGACGGTACAATTATTGATGCCAATGATGCGGCCTGTAAACTCACAGGATACTCTGGTAAAGAGATAGCCGGTCATAATATCTCTGAATTCTATAACGAGATTACTCCCGGTAACTGGGGTGATTTTTTGAGTGACCTGAGGAAAAAAGAGAGTGTTAGTCTTGAAATATCTGTTAATGTCTGTAATGGTCTTAAAATTCCTTTTTTAATCTCGTTTTCCATATTTGTATATAAGGGCAAGGAGTTTATATTCGCTTTCGGGCAGGATATCTCACTTTTAAAAGCACAGGAAAAACTGCTACAGAATAATATCTTCAGTTATGAAAAATATTTCTCCGGTTTTCAGGGCATTGCATATCTGTCAGCTATTAACAGGAAACCGGTTTTCTTCAGGGGCGCTGTTGAGAAGATTACCGGTTATTCTGAGGAGGATTTTATATCCGGAGCTGTTTCATGGGACCGGTTGGTTCTTCCGGAGGATTTGGATGTGATTATTCACCGTGATGAAGAACTTCGTACGGTTCCTGGATTCAGTACTGTAAGGGATTACCGTATTACTACAAAATCCGGTGGCCTCTGCTGGGTGAGGGATTCAATTCGGAATGTCTCTGATCAGGATGGATACCCATTTCTCCTTGCCGGTTCACTTGTGGATGTCACTGAGCAGAAGAAAGCCGAAGAGATTAACCGGAGAAATGAGGAGAGGTACAGGATACTCTCGGATGCTTCTGATCAGGCGGTTGTTGTTCTTGGGGAGGACCATAAAATTCTTTTCATCAATAATTTTGCTTCGGAGATTCTCGGGTTTACTCCGGGGGAGCTTGAAGGTCACAGTCTTATAAATTCTGAAATTCCGGGTAACCTGAATGAGCTTCAGGATATGTATTCCCGCTGTGTAAATTCCGGCAAACTGGTGGAAGGAAATTATTCCGTATTCTCTGACGGGCATGAGAAAATCTTTCACGTCCGGTTTACTCCGCAGAGGGATGATGACGGTTCTGCATCATATCTTCTGACTGCGAATGATATTACGGAGAGTATCAGTATTGAAGAGGCACTTAAGAAAGCGAATCATAAGATGAAACTTCTCTCCGAGATAACAAGGCATGATATTTTAAACTGCATCACTGCACTTGACATCTATGAAGATATGCTCTCTGAAGAGGAGATATCCGAATCTGCAAAGGATGATCTTGAAATGATGATGCTCCTTACCGAACAGATTAAGAATCTGGCGGTTTTTACCCGTGATTATCAGAATCTTGGTTCTTCTGCGCCCAAATGGTACAGAATTGATCATATTGTAGATAAGCAGAAAGAAAATCCCAATCTCAGCTGTGTTAAGGTTGAGAATATTAAAGGCCGTCTTGAGGTCTTCTCAGACCGTATGATTGAGAAGGTCTTTTACAACCTTTTCATGAATTCAGTCTGTCATGGGGGTGATAAGATGGACTTGATTAAAGTATCATTTTCTGATGAAGGGGGCACAGGCGTTATTACGGTTGAGGATAACGGGAAGGGCGTCTGGGATGATAATAAATCAGATATATTCCTCAGAAGTTTTGGTGAAAATACCGGGCTTGGTTTATTTCTGGCAAAGGAGATTCTCTCACTTACAGACACCTCCATTGAAGAATCCGGGATATTTGGTGAGGGTGCAAAATTCGTAATTAAAATACCTCCGGGATCCTGGAGAATTTTCGGGTGA
- a CDS encoding DUF2953 domain-containing protein — translation MILQIIFLFLLLVLLTAVLHIFIFPVHIGLKGGYPFKCGVVFEFRWGIASVSGDVKDGFLTVRLYGFKVFRKPVDELNKNNSGDEEQKDSKSVESEDLTVGDKKDLLKIICFAKDNFLTEEFSSLLRLIKFDSLHTDITVGLDDPVLTGKVYGYLMAVSGFLYSCRGLSLNAYSRFDRPAFEVYCDGRVRVCGIYRILFFALKTYRRLRGAGLAGKKTDAKDKSSGTKDGISEGRGAESSLKGMNNPV, via the coding sequence ATGATTCTACAGATCATTTTTCTTTTTCTGCTGCTGGTCCTTTTAACTGCGGTTCTGCATATTTTTATTTTTCCTGTGCATATCGGGCTTAAAGGTGGTTATCCATTTAAATGTGGGGTTGTTTTTGAATTCCGCTGGGGTATTGCTTCTGTTTCCGGTGATGTGAAGGATGGTTTTCTTACAGTCAGGTTATATGGGTTTAAGGTATTCAGAAAGCCTGTAGATGAACTTAATAAGAATAATTCCGGAGATGAAGAGCAGAAAGATTCCAAATCCGTGGAATCAGAAGATTTAACTGTCGGGGATAAAAAAGATCTCTTAAAGATCATCTGTTTTGCAAAAGATAATTTCCTGACAGAGGAGTTCTCTTCTCTTCTCCGTTTAATTAAGTTTGACAGTCTGCATACCGATATCACAGTCGGTCTTGACGATCCGGTTCTGACCGGGAAGGTGTACGGATATCTGATGGCAGTCAGTGGTTTTCTGTATTCATGCAGAGGTCTCTCTTTAAATGCTTATTCACGGTTTGACAGACCGGCATTTGAGGTTTACTGTGACGGAAGGGTTAGGGTCTGCGGAATTTACAGAATACTCTTCTTTGCATTAAAGACCTACAGGAGGTTAAGGGGGGCAGGCCTTGCCGGAAAGAAGACTGATGCGAAGGATAAGTCCTCAGGTACTAAGGATGGTATTTCAGAGGGCAGAGGTGCTGAATCTTCCTTAAAAGGAATGAATAATCCCGTGTGA
- a CDS encoding GerW family sporulation protein: MDADNLFEKALAEIDRLVNAGTVMGDPVEMGDRIVVPVAGFGFGFGAGAGGSEGNGGAGTGAGGGVSPVALIVIEKNVSGPEGIRVVPVRKPGPITEAITAVGEDVLPKVVEIIKKEMGKEEMEEKAEGNPED; this comes from the coding sequence ATGGATGCAGATAATTTATTTGAAAAAGCTCTTGCTGAAATCGACCGTCTTGTAAACGCAGGCACCGTTATGGGAGACCCTGTTGAGATGGGGGACCGGATTGTTGTCCCTGTTGCAGGATTCGGGTTTGGATTTGGTGCCGGTGCGGGCGGCAGTGAAGGTAATGGTGGTGCCGGTACCGGTGCAGGCGGAGGTGTGTCGCCTGTCGCACTGATAGTCATTGAGAAGAATGTCAGCGGCCCTGAAGGAATAAGAGTTGTTCCGGTGAGAAAACCCGGCCCTATCACCGAGGCTATTACCGCAGTAGGCGAGGATGTCCTTCCCAAAGTTGTTGAAATCATAAAAAAAGAGATGGGAAAGGAAGAAATGGAAGAGAAGGCAGAAGGAAATCCGGAGGATTAA
- a CDS encoding cache domain-containing protein, with product MGNLMNLLVFAVATAAVFGVIVTCGCINSGEGCPGDIADRNTALSELIVFQGGVSNALHHLGRITAGCSAAVTGGGPDENTVTELFDEVMAENSAVYTVIYIDSSGTVRFNNSNASGNISGMNLLSQESVRKQTERRVPMLTDNFVLHDGTSASALYYPVFDSEGIYSGFVSLTFVPCELIKDSAEDIMNTSGLSSMVTEPGGLILYDPDPEEVGKETFDNSLYEDYPEILSFARSLSEDWSGIFEYSFYDTGFDREIRKEAFWTTVTMWDNKWRIFVIREISDS from the coding sequence ATGGGGAATCTGATGAATCTGCTGGTCTTTGCAGTTGCAACTGCTGCCGTTTTCGGTGTCATTGTAACGTGCGGATGTATTAATTCCGGTGAGGGATGTCCGGGTGATATTGCTGACCGGAACACTGCTCTCTCAGAACTGATTGTTTTTCAGGGGGGAGTCAGCAATGCCCTTCATCATCTTGGCAGGATTACGGCAGGATGCAGTGCTGCTGTTACGGGGGGCGGTCCGGATGAGAATACCGTAACAGAACTCTTTGATGAAGTCATGGCAGAAAATTCTGCTGTTTATACAGTCATCTATATCGACAGTTCCGGAACTGTGAGGTTCAATAATTCCAATGCATCCGGGAATATTTCCGGTATGAACCTTCTCTCACAGGAGAGTGTGAGGAAACAGACTGAGAGGAGGGTGCCGATGCTGACAGATAATTTCGTGCTTCATGACGGCACTTCTGCCTCTGCACTTTATTATCCTGTATTTGATTCAGAAGGCATATACAGCGGATTTGTAAGCCTGACATTCGTTCCCTGTGAACTCATTAAAGATAGTGCGGAAGATATCATGAATACTTCAGGTCTTTCGTCAATGGTGACAGAACCCGGCGGGCTTATACTGTATGATCCGGACCCTGAGGAAGTTGGCAAAGAGACTTTTGACAATTCGCTATATGAGGACTATCCTGAGATATTAAGCTTTGCCAGATCCTTATCTGAAGACTGGTCAGGTATTTTTGAATACAGTTTTTATGATACAGGATTTGACAGGGAGATCAGAAAGGAGGCCTTCTGGACAACAGTTACTATGTGGGATAATAAATGGCGGATTTTTGTAATCAGAGAGATATCAGACAGCTGA
- a CDS encoding DNA methyltransferase produces the protein MPLINSAAEFREYILDFAFTEDESSVCRRGQKLTICEDAAEEEVRSTVVTSSAVNAEIPVYTNEFWTSRQRAASRLHEISYRACFKPQLPGFFINLLTDMGERVYDPFTGRGTTIIEAALLGRNVVSNDISPLSRLICEPRLYPPSVSEIKERVDSIPYDYSLSPDIDLSMFYDEKTASEIMSLKSYLDGRKNSGDEDHTDRWIRMVATNRLTGHSPGFFSVYTLPPNQAVLPERQVIINEKRGQSPEYRDTRKLIIKKSVSLLKDIDKDKLSFLTSAGDNAVFLNADAAKTRLIEDGSISLTVTSPPFLDIVNYRDDNWLRCWFNSLDAEAIGREITMARTAAEWASCMQDVFHELFRITKPGGWVAFEVGEVRNGKIRLDDYIVPAGITAGLECAGVLINEQNFTKTSNIWGVSNKKRGTNTNRIVVFRKS, from the coding sequence ATGCCTTTAATTAATTCAGCCGCTGAGTTCCGTGAATATATCCTGGATTTTGCCTTCACAGAAGATGAGAGCAGCGTTTGCAGGAGAGGTCAGAAGCTGACAATCTGCGAAGATGCAGCAGAAGAAGAGGTTCGCAGCACAGTTGTCACTTCTTCAGCTGTGAATGCTGAAATTCCGGTTTACACAAACGAATTCTGGACTTCCAGGCAGAGGGCAGCGTCAAGACTGCATGAAATATCATACCGGGCATGCTTTAAGCCGCAGCTTCCCGGTTTTTTCATAAATCTCCTGACAGATATGGGTGAGCGGGTGTATGATCCCTTTACAGGGCGGGGCACTACCATAATAGAGGCAGCACTTCTCGGAAGGAATGTTGTCTCAAATGATATCAGTCCTTTAAGCAGGTTAATCTGTGAACCGAGACTTTATCCTCCTTCTGTGTCTGAGATAAAAGAGAGGGTGGATTCAATACCTTATGACTACAGCCTCTCACCTGATATTGATCTCTCGATGTTTTATGATGAAAAGACAGCGTCTGAGATTATGTCACTGAAAAGTTACCTTGACGGAAGGAAAAATTCCGGAGATGAGGATCACACTGACCGGTGGATAAGGATGGTGGCAACAAACCGCCTTACCGGTCATTCTCCCGGTTTTTTCTCTGTATATACTCTCCCCCCCAATCAGGCAGTTCTGCCGGAGAGACAGGTTATAATTAATGAAAAGAGGGGTCAGTCTCCGGAATACAGGGATACGAGGAAACTGATAATAAAGAAGAGCGTTTCTCTCCTGAAGGATATTGATAAAGATAAGCTTTCCTTCCTGACATCAGCGGGGGATAATGCAGTGTTTCTGAATGCAGATGCTGCAAAAACCAGACTTATTGAAGATGGGAGCATCAGCCTGACAGTGACATCGCCGCCTTTTCTTGACATTGTAAATTACCGTGATGACAACTGGCTTAGGTGCTGGTTTAATTCCCTTGATGCAGAGGCTATAGGCAGGGAGATCACAATGGCACGGACTGCCGCAGAATGGGCATCCTGTATGCAGGATGTATTTCATGAACTCTTCCGGATTACAAAACCTGGTGGCTGGGTTGCCTTTGAAGTCGGCGAGGTCAGGAACGGAAAAATCCGTCTTGATGATTACATTGTCCCTGCCGGGATTACTGCCGGATTAGAGTGTGCAGGAGTTCTGATAAATGAGCAGAACTTTACCAAGACTTCAAATATATGGGGGGTGAGCAATAAGAAGAGGGGCACAAATACAAACCGGATCGTTGTGTTCAGAAAATCTTAA
- a CDS encoding TrpB-like pyridoxal phosphate-dependent enzyme, translating into MKSRIILDEDEIPKQWYNIQADMPNLPKPPINPATMKPVGPDDLKPIFADELIRQEMSTKKYIDIPDEVREILTQYRPSPLYRAKRLEEKLKTTAKIYFKYEGLSPPGSHKANTAIAQVYYNAKQGIERIATETGAGQWGSSLAYATQIFGLECMVYMVRGSYDQKPYRKIMMETWGAQCYPSPTDMTDAGRAVLKKNPDTAGSLGIAISEAVEDAAKHENTNYALGSVLNHVCLHQTVIGQETQKQLEIAEEKADVVIACAGGGSNFAGIAFPFIRDQISGKDRDTEIVAVEPSACPTLTKGLYAYDFGDVAGLTPIMMMYTLGHAFIPPAIHSGGLRYHGMAPLVSKLHADGYINAVSYHQNEVFESAVMFAGCEGIIPAPESAHAIKAAVDKALECRKTGEEKTIVFNLSGHGHFDLSSYQAFLSGKLQDYEYPADLIRESLADLPKVEV; encoded by the coding sequence ATGAAGTCACGCATTATCCTTGATGAGGATGAGATACCAAAACAATGGTACAACATCCAGGCAGATATGCCAAATCTCCCAAAACCTCCGATAAATCCGGCAACGATGAAGCCGGTCGGCCCGGATGACTTAAAGCCGATCTTTGCAGATGAGCTTATCAGGCAGGAGATGAGCACAAAAAAGTACATCGACATTCCCGATGAAGTCAGGGAGATCCTCACCCAGTACAGGCCAAGCCCGCTCTACCGTGCAAAAAGGCTTGAGGAGAAACTGAAGACAACGGCAAAGATATACTTCAAATATGAAGGATTAAGCCCTCCAGGATCACATAAAGCCAACACCGCCATAGCACAGGTCTATTACAATGCAAAGCAGGGCATTGAGAGGATTGCAACCGAAACAGGTGCAGGACAGTGGGGATCTTCGCTTGCATATGCAACGCAGATCTTCGGCCTTGAGTGTATGGTCTATATGGTCAGGGGCAGCTACGACCAGAAACCTTACAGAAAGATAATGATGGAGACCTGGGGGGCACAGTGCTACCCAAGCCCGACAGATATGACCGATGCCGGAAGGGCAGTGCTGAAGAAGAATCCGGATACGGCCGGAAGTCTGGGCATTGCCATTTCTGAGGCGGTTGAAGACGCGGCAAAGCACGAAAATACCAACTATGCACTTGGTTCGGTCTTAAACCATGTCTGCCTTCACCAGACTGTCATCGGACAGGAGACGCAGAAACAGCTTGAAATTGCGGAAGAGAAGGCCGATGTGGTGATCGCCTGTGCAGGCGGCGGGTCGAACTTTGCCGGAATTGCATTTCCTTTCATAAGAGATCAGATCTCCGGCAAAGACAGGGATACCGAAATCGTCGCAGTTGAGCCGTCTGCATGCCCAACCCTTACAAAAGGGCTTTACGCCTATGACTTCGGTGATGTGGCAGGGCTTACACCTATAATGATGATGTACACCCTGGGCCATGCCTTTATCCCACCGGCAATCCATTCAGGCGGCCTCAGGTACCACGGGATGGCACCGCTGGTATCAAAACTTCATGCAGACGGATACATAAACGCAGTATCATACCACCAGAATGAGGTATTTGAATCAGCAGTTATGTTTGCAGGATGCGAAGGGATAATCCCTGCACCGGAATCCGCACATGCCATAAAAGCAGCCGTCGACAAAGCTCTTGAGTGCAGAAAGACAGGGGAGGAGAAGACAATAGTCTTTAACCTGAGCGGGCACGGCCACTTTGATCTCTCATCATACCAGGCATTCCTCTCAGGAAAACTTCAGGATTATGAATACCCTGCCGATCTTATCAGGGAGTCACTCGCGGATCTGCCAAAGGTAGAGGTCTGA
- a CDS encoding ATP-NAD kinase family protein, giving the protein MRKIGFIINPVAGMGGRVALKGTDGMADRALSLGAEPVSHKRAEAFIKALKTHSPGREETEFLTAGGDMGENTLRINGIHNIRTVYTPEKNTTAKDTKEACRQFKKEGADLIVFCGGDGTARDIISITGEEVPVLGIPSGVKMYSGIFARSPAAAANIISSPEKTAYISTEVLDIDEDKYRAGKLELKLFGTAKTPGIPAMNQTSKITSSGNETEAQNEIAEFLTSLLSRNTLCLIGAGSTAKSLCNHAEGECTLLGVDAVYEGQIIRKDLSEKDILEMLGKYSRSKIIISPIGAQGFIFGRGNQQFSPEVLKKAGSRNVIVIATAAKLEMTPKLYIDTGDSSVDESFGDSIQVICGYAVARRMPLIHS; this is encoded by the coding sequence ATGAGAAAGATCGGATTTATCATAAACCCTGTCGCCGGGATGGGCGGCAGGGTGGCACTAAAAGGCACAGACGGAATGGCAGATAGAGCGTTAAGTCTTGGTGCAGAACCGGTCTCGCATAAACGTGCAGAGGCCTTCATAAAGGCCCTGAAAACCCACAGCCCCGGAAGAGAAGAGACAGAATTCCTGACTGCCGGAGGTGATATGGGAGAGAATACACTCAGAATAAACGGAATTCATAACATCAGAACTGTATACACACCGGAGAAGAATACCACTGCAAAAGATACAAAAGAGGCTTGCAGGCAGTTTAAGAAGGAAGGGGCAGACCTGATAGTATTCTGCGGAGGAGACGGCACTGCAAGGGATATCATCTCCATTACAGGAGAGGAGGTGCCTGTTCTTGGGATACCTTCAGGAGTGAAGATGTACTCCGGAATTTTTGCCCGGAGTCCGGCTGCCGCTGCAAATATCATCAGCAGCCCTGAAAAAACGGCTTACATATCAACAGAAGTCCTTGACATTGACGAGGACAAATACCGGGCAGGAAAGTTGGAACTTAAACTATTCGGAACCGCAAAAACACCCGGGATTCCTGCAATGAATCAGACTTCAAAGATAACGTCTTCCGGGAACGAAACAGAAGCACAAAACGAGATTGCAGAATTTTTAACCTCACTGTTAAGCAGAAATACGCTCTGCCTGATAGGCGCCGGTTCGACTGCCAAATCCCTGTGCAATCATGCTGAAGGTGAATGCACCCTTCTTGGAGTTGATGCCGTGTATGAAGGTCAGATAATCAGAAAAGACCTCTCGGAGAAGGATATCCTTGAGATGCTCGGCAAATACAGCAGAAGTAAGATTATCATAAGTCCCATAGGAGCGCAGGGCTTTATTTTCGGGAGGGGAAACCAGCAGTTCTCTCCGGAAGTGCTTAAGAAAGCAGGGAGCAGAAACGTAATTGTCATCGCAACGGCGGCAAAACTTGAGATGACACCAAAACTTTACATTGACACCGGAGACTCTTCTGTTGACGAAAGTTTTGGAGACAGTATTCAGGTGATATGCGGATATGCGGTTGCAAGAAGAATGCCCCTTATTCACTCATAA
- a CDS encoding YunC family protein yields the protein MSESKIEISGKEIECFEIPLGDVNLVFAKTDDGLIGCGAFDVIALEKFSYAAAKVRPSGNSVKDVEDLLNGEIALANRFAKDKGITEGMSGREAIEKLI from the coding sequence ATGTCGGAATCAAAAATAGAAATATCCGGTAAAGAGATAGAATGCTTTGAGATACCGCTTGGAGATGTAAATCTCGTATTTGCAAAAACAGATGATGGGCTTATAGGGTGCGGCGCCTTTGATGTCATTGCACTTGAAAAGTTCTCATATGCGGCAGCAAAGGTGAGACCTTCAGGAAATTCAGTTAAAGATGTAGAAGACCTCTTAAACGGAGAGATTGCCCTTGCAAACAGATTTGCAAAGGATAAAGGCATAACTGAAGGGATGTCCGGAAGAGAAGCCATCGAAAAACTGATCTGA